The proteins below come from a single Pseudomonadota bacterium genomic window:
- the mltF gene encoding membrane-bound lytic murein transglycosylase MltF, protein MHSGLTTHAPQTGPIGKTRFYQGNNALFRKGWVAVLIILPLSLLGGCDFPQEFKLSGELTGKPGRLTVLTRNIPTAYYLGPDGETGFEYDLVKAFAEDLGLKLEIKVAGSASELLSGMAGEQADLAAGGLTRTPEREKRFVFGPDYFMVSQLVVYRRHERHPQNLAELQNYALSIPARSSAAEQLRELSQQWPGLNWQTTYDYNTDQLLEKIWRKELDCTIADSNLLAINRRYYPELEAAFTIGEKQPLAWIINPKRRALAKKLNHWMQDFVQSNRFKDLKERHFGHIEIFDYVDIKIFNRRIKTRLPRYRALFERYGHEYRIPWTLLAAKAYQESHWDPLAQSPTGVRGIMMLTLTTADQMGVTNRLAAEESIRGGAAYLRSLLDQIPAEFREDERANVAMAAYNIGMGHIHDVRRLARAAGENPNQWSTLEKFLPLLRQEKYYKALKHGYARGDEPIMYVKRINNYRHILEKKLGLYTPPDTATTGPPLARK, encoded by the coding sequence ATGCATTCCGGACTGACGACTCACGCACCGCAAACCGGGCCGATCGGAAAAACGCGCTTTTATCAGGGGAATAACGCACTTTTTCGAAAAGGCTGGGTCGCCGTTTTGATAATCCTGCCGCTTTCCCTTCTCGGCGGCTGCGATTTTCCTCAGGAATTCAAACTTTCCGGCGAATTGACCGGCAAACCGGGAAGACTCACGGTCCTGACCCGCAATATTCCGACCGCCTATTATCTCGGACCGGATGGTGAAACCGGCTTCGAGTATGACCTGGTCAAAGCTTTCGCGGAAGACCTGGGGCTCAAACTGGAAATCAAGGTGGCCGGCTCGGCCAGCGAGCTGCTCTCCGGCATGGCCGGCGAGCAGGCGGATCTGGCGGCCGGAGGACTGACCCGAACCCCGGAAAGAGAAAAACGCTTCGTCTTCGGTCCCGACTATTTTATGGTAAGCCAGCTGGTCGTTTATCGCAGGCATGAACGCCACCCCCAAAACCTGGCCGAACTACAGAATTATGCCCTGTCGATTCCAGCCCGCAGCAGCGCCGCCGAACAACTGCGTGAGTTAAGTCAACAATGGCCTGGCTTGAACTGGCAAACGACCTATGATTACAATACCGATCAGCTGCTTGAAAAAATCTGGCGGAAAGAACTCGATTGCACCATTGCCGACTCCAATCTGCTCGCGATCAATCGGCGTTATTATCCGGAACTGGAAGCCGCCTTTACTATCGGAGAGAAACAACCTCTGGCCTGGATTATCAACCCGAAACGCCGAGCCCTGGCAAAAAAGCTGAATCACTGGATGCAGGATTTCGTCCAAAGCAACCGTTTTAAAGATCTCAAGGAACGCCACTTCGGTCATATTGAAATCTTCGATTACGTCGATATAAAAATTTTCAACCGCCGCATCAAGACCAGGCTGCCGCGATATCGTGCGCTTTTTGAAAGGTACGGCCATGAGTACCGGATTCCCTGGACTCTGCTGGCCGCCAAGGCCTATCAGGAATCACACTGGGATCCTTTGGCTCAGAGTCCGACCGGAGTCCGCGGCATCATGATGCTGACCTTGACCACGGCCGACCAGATGGGAGTTACAAACCGACTCGCGGCGGAGGAAAGTATTCGCGGCGGCGCAGCCTACCTGCGAAGCCTGCTTGACCAGATTCCGGCCGAGTTTCGGGAGGATGAGCGTGCCAACGTGGCCATGGCGGCCTACAACATCGGCATGGGCCATATTCATGATGTCCGCAGGCTCGCCCGAGCGGCCGGCGAAAACCCCAACCAGTGGTCCACCCTGGAAAAATTCCTCCCGCTTCTGCGCCAGGAGAAATATTATAAAGCCCTGAAACATGGCTATGCCCGCGGCGACGAACCCATTATGTATGTTAAAAGGATAAATAACTACCGTCATATTCTGGAAAAAAAACTGGGGCTTTATACGCCACCGGATACCGCGACCACCGGGCCGCCGCTGGCGCGGAAATAA